One stretch of Leadbetterella byssophila DSM 17132 DNA includes these proteins:
- a CDS encoding iron-sulfur cluster assembly protein → MENKEMEDLKEKVIEAIKRVYDPEIPVDVYELGLIYDIKIFPVNNVYVLMTLTSPSCPSAESIPVDMETEIRTIEGVNDVSIELTFDPPYSTEMMSEVAKLELGFM, encoded by the coding sequence ATGGAAAACAAAGAGATGGAGGACTTAAAAGAAAAGGTGATAGAAGCCATAAAACGTGTCTATGACCCCGAAATTCCGGTAGATGTTTATGAATTGGGATTAATTTATGACATCAAGATTTTCCCGGTCAATAATGTTTACGTTTTAATGACCCTTACTTCTCCGTCTTGTCCTTCTGCGGAAAGCATCCCGGTGGACATGGAAACTGAAATCAGAACCATAGAAGGGGTGAATGACGTGTCTATTGAACTAACTTTTGATCCCCCTTATTCTACAGAAATGATGAGTGAGGTGGCTAAATTGGAATTAGGATTTATGTAA
- a CDS encoding BrxA/BrxB family bacilliredoxin, which produces MYPAHLVAPMKEELTSVGFKELTTPQEVDDFFANQKGTAVVVINSVCGCAAGTMRPGVKMSLELTENKPDELYTVFAGFDIDATQRVREYIPMPPSSPSIAIFKDGELVHFVERHHIEGRSAQIIGTHLAAVYDEVCVA; this is translated from the coding sequence ATGTATCCTGCTCATTTAGTAGCTCCGATGAAAGAAGAATTGACATCGGTAGGATTTAAAGAACTTACTACTCCTCAAGAGGTAGATGATTTTTTTGCAAATCAAAAAGGCACGGCTGTAGTAGTCATAAACTCGGTATGTGGATGTGCAGCAGGAACTATGCGTCCTGGTGTTAAAATGTCCCTTGAACTAACAGAAAATAAGCCTGACGAGCTTTACACTGTTTTTGCTGGATTTGACATTGATGCTACACAACGTGTACGTGAATATATCCCTATGCCTCCGTCTTCGCCTTCTATTGCTATATTTAAAGATGGAGAGTTAGTACATTTTGTTGAAAGACATCACATTGAGGGTAGATCTGCACAAATCATCGGTACACACTTAGCTGCAGTGTATGATGAAGTATGTGTAGCTTAA
- the hemW gene encoding radical SAM family heme chaperone HemW, with the protein MHLYLHIPFCKQACHYCDFHFSTQLSYKAKMVDAMCKEIELNSSYLVEKNLETLYFGGGTPSLLSNSELEKVLKSIQYHYSLENIKEFTLEANPDDIHPDRLQLWKELGVTRISLGIQTFNEVFLKFMNRAHTGIEGERALQLLFEYGFEHSSADLIYAKTGYHLDTERQAEILKKDIEILSRYPLKHVSAYHLTIEPDTVFSKWKLAEVSEEYSVEQYKIVTDTLGSMGYEQYEVSNFAKDGSYAIHNSAYWKGHEYLGIGPSAHSYNGNSRQWNIAHNHKYMSAIEEGRIPCEVEILSKAEKLNDYLLTGLRTIWGVSLKEISRIYLDLPQEFRDTLARLTSEGLLVQEEDNIRISPTARLLSDKIASELFIVD; encoded by the coding sequence ATGCACCTCTACCTACATATCCCTTTTTGCAAGCAAGCTTGTCACTATTGTGACTTCCATTTTAGCACTCAACTGAGCTATAAAGCTAAAATGGTGGATGCTATGTGCAAAGAGATAGAGTTGAATTCAAGCTATTTGGTAGAAAAAAATCTCGAAACACTGTATTTTGGTGGTGGCACTCCTTCCCTTCTGAGCAATTCAGAACTGGAGAAAGTACTGAAAAGCATTCAATACCATTATTCCTTGGAGAACATCAAAGAATTCACCCTCGAGGCGAATCCGGATGATATACATCCTGACCGACTACAACTCTGGAAAGAGTTGGGTGTTACTCGCATTAGCTTAGGTATTCAGACTTTTAACGAAGTTTTTTTGAAGTTTATGAACCGGGCACATACGGGTATAGAAGGCGAAAGAGCATTGCAACTTCTGTTTGAGTATGGTTTTGAACATTCTTCAGCGGATCTTATATATGCTAAAACCGGGTACCATTTAGATACAGAGAGACAGGCAGAAATCTTAAAGAAGGATATTGAAATACTCAGCAGGTATCCCCTTAAACATGTATCAGCTTATCATTTGACCATAGAGCCGGACACCGTTTTTAGTAAGTGGAAACTGGCGGAAGTCAGTGAAGAGTATTCTGTGGAGCAATATAAGATTGTTACAGATACCTTGGGTAGTATGGGATATGAACAATACGAGGTGTCTAATTTCGCCAAAGACGGTTCATACGCTATACATAACTCGGCGTATTGGAAAGGCCACGAATACTTAGGAATAGGTCCTTCTGCGCATTCCTATAATGGAAATTCACGACAGTGGAACATTGCGCATAATCACAAATACATGTCGGCCATAGAAGAAGGCAGGATTCCTTGTGAAGTGGAAATTTTAAGCAAGGCGGAGAAACTGAACGATTATCTACTTACCGGATTACGTACCATCTGGGGAGTATCTTTAAAAGAAATATCCCGGATCTATTTGGATTTACCTCAAGAATTCCGGGATACTTTGGCTCGCTTAACATCAGAAGGATTATTGGTTCAGGAGGAGGATAACATCCGTATTTCCCCTACTGCCCGACTCCTTTCTGACAAAATAGCTTCAGAACTTTTTATAGTAGATTAA
- a CDS encoding class I SAM-dependent methyltransferase codes for MSKYATTEITSAEIPSDNPVHQRLYFPYEEAAKIISGRVLELGCGWGRGVEKLIQSCDHFTGLDKNEPLIKALQEKYPDHYFNTVDLPYLNEFADNSFDFVVTFQVIEHIQDDHKFLQEAWRVLKPGGKILLTTVNKDYSLSRNPWHVREYRTEELKSLMKKYFSSLDAKGVGGNDKVWAYYEQNKASVHRIMRWDIFDLQHRLPAWMLRIPYEILNRFNRNQLLAEPGSLAAEINWDDHYLSDEPEKCIDYFFVGTK; via the coding sequence ATGTCTAAGTACGCGACCACTGAAATAACAAGTGCAGAAATACCATCCGATAATCCGGTTCACCAGAGGCTATATTTTCCCTATGAAGAAGCAGCCAAAATCATTTCCGGAAGAGTTTTGGAATTAGGATGCGGCTGGGGACGTGGTGTTGAAAAATTGATACAATCCTGTGATCATTTCACCGGTTTAGACAAAAATGAACCTTTAATCAAAGCTTTACAAGAGAAGTATCCTGATCATTATTTCAATACGGTAGACCTACCCTATCTGAATGAGTTTGCAGATAATAGCTTTGACTTTGTCGTTACTTTTCAGGTAATTGAGCATATCCAAGATGATCATAAATTCCTCCAGGAGGCTTGGAGAGTCTTGAAACCGGGAGGAAAGATTCTGCTCACTACGGTAAATAAAGACTATTCACTTAGCAGAAATCCTTGGCACGTGAGAGAATATAGAACTGAGGAATTAAAAAGTTTAATGAAAAAGTACTTTAGTTCGCTGGATGCGAAAGGTGTAGGTGGAAACGATAAAGTTTGGGCTTACTATGAGCAAAACAAAGCTTCTGTTCATAGGATTATGCGTTGGGATATATTTGACTTGCAACATCGTCTTCCCGCCTGGATGCTACGCATACCTTACGAGATTCTGAATCGCTTTAATCGTAACCAATTGCTCGCAGAACCGGGTAGTCTGGCCGCAGAGATCAATTGGGATGACCATTACTTAAGTGATGAACCGGAAAAGTGTATTGACTACTTCTTCGTAGGGACCAAATAA
- a CDS encoding DUF6973 domain-containing protein, producing MDEDNKKNNAFKHGIWNFLIIRYIITSTPSSKTNAINFAQNGTSAHEKNDDGSQIHDARAAMDLHNNQSARNWMDDEVRWGIGPLRKMPSVSKILDTWYARANSATYYDQATNWTSILVIHGGNNSTTWNNLYNNLYGGHQHNVYIEN from the coding sequence GTGGATGAAGACAATAAAAAGAATAACGCTTTTAAACATGGCATTTGGAACTTCCTGATTATTAGATATATTATAACTAGTACGCCTTCCAGCAAAACTAATGCTATTAACTTTGCACAAAATGGAACATCGGCCCATGAAAAGAATGATGATGGCAGCCAGATACACGATGCAAGGGCAGCGATGGATTTACATAACAATCAATCTGCTAGGAACTGGATGGACGATGAGGTTCGTTGGGGAATTGGGCCTTTAAGGAAAATGCCAAGTGTCAGCAAAATCTTGGACACCTGGTATGCCAGAGCAAATTCTGCAACATATTATGATCAAGCGACTAACTGGACCAGTATTTTAGTTATTCATGGAGGTAATAATTCAACAACTTGGAATAATCTATATAACAATTTATATGGAGGACATCAGCATAATGTATATATCGAAAACTAA